In Pedobacter sp. WC2423, the following are encoded in one genomic region:
- a CDS encoding DUF2490 domain-containing protein gives MIRIYIFLLTALCFLGTTVMAQTNSQHSGWLFLLNNTKINEKWGTHLDVQVRSSDNWNNVKNFLFRPGITYFINPQNDVTLGYLLSETHHQIDDLGEHKLVEHRIWQQYIHKHKISTVNVSHRFRLEQRFVEKIRDQDVFAQRFRYFVRFLIPLKKGAQQFEEGLFTALQNELFFNVQHKDKLSGHFFDQNRAYAALGYRFSKKFDLEAGYLNQAVKGASTNSVNNVIQFAIYTRF, from the coding sequence ATGATCCGTATTTACATTTTCTTGCTGACAGCCCTCTGCTTTTTGGGGACCACTGTCATGGCCCAGACCAATTCTCAGCATAGTGGCTGGTTATTCTTACTTAATAATACTAAAATCAATGAAAAATGGGGGACTCACCTCGATGTTCAGGTCAGGTCTTCAGATAATTGGAATAACGTAAAAAACTTCTTGTTCAGACCGGGTATAACTTATTTTATCAACCCTCAAAATGATGTGACGCTCGGTTATTTATTAAGTGAGACTCATCATCAGATCGATGATCTTGGCGAACATAAACTTGTGGAGCACCGGATCTGGCAACAATACATTCACAAGCATAAGATCAGTACAGTCAATGTGAGCCACAGATTCAGGTTAGAACAGCGGTTTGTAGAAAAAATACGTGATCAGGATGTATTTGCACAACGTTTTAGATATTTTGTCCGTTTCCTTATCCCTTTAAAGAAGGGAGCGCAGCAGTTTGAAGAAGGTCTGTTTACAGCCCTGCAAAATGAACTTTTCTTTAATGTTCAGCATAAAGATAAATTGAGTGGTCATTTTTTTGATCAGAACAGGGCTTATGCAGCACTAGGCTATCGTTTCAGTAAGAAATTCGATCTGGAAGCAGGATATTTAAACCAGGCCGTAAAAGGAGCAAGTACAAATTCGGTAAACAACGTCATTCAATTTGCAATATATACCCGGTTTTAA